A portion of the Homalodisca vitripennis isolate AUS2020 chromosome 2, UT_GWSS_2.1, whole genome shotgun sequence genome contains these proteins:
- the LOC124356279 gene encoding nematocyst expressed protein 3-like has protein sequence MTSTVVVLTALLAALVGHSAASAVVAAPAAYVNSAPYNIPPYATSVNAYSRSLVSPYVAAPYAAAPYVAAYANPASPYVASPYAAPYVAAPYAAAPVVAAPYAAAAPVVAAPYAAAAPVVAAPYAAAAPVVAAPVKYAAAAAVPAVVPAAVQGK, from the exons ATGACTTCAACCGTA GTTGTTCTCACTGCACTCCTCGCCGCTTTGGTCGGCCACTCTGCTGCTTCCGCAGTCGTTGCCGCCCCCGCTGCCTATGTCAACTCTGCCCCGTACAACATCCCGCCTTACGCAACCAGTGTCAATGCATACAGCCGCAGCCTCGTATCTCCCTACGTTGCCGCCCCGTATGCCGCAGCTCCCTATGTAGCAGCATACGCTAACCCCGCATCCCCGTATGTTGCTTCTCCATATGCCGCTCCGTACGTCGCAGCTCCTTACGCTGCCGCCCCTGTGGTCGCTGCCCCCTACGCGGCTGCCGCCCCCGTAGTCGCTGCCCCCTACGCGGCTGCCGCCCCTGTAGTCGCTGCCCCCTACGCGGCTGCTGCCCCTGTAGTCGCCGCCCCTGTAAAATACGCCGCTGCCGCTGCAGTTCCAGCTGTCGTCCCTGCAGCCGTTCAaggaaaataa
- the LOC124355678 gene encoding proline-rich protein 27-like translates to MASFSSLTSLLILLLATSSTLSAAVLPVAAPYAVAPFASSYNAHTVNHNIATPVAAAPYVAAPVAAPLAAAPYVAAPVAAAPYVAAPLSAAPYVASPYVSAPYVFTGGNPYLLK, encoded by the exons ATGGCATCCTTCAGCTCTTTG ACATCTCTCCTGATCTTGCTTTTGGCAACTTCTTCCACACTGTCAGCCGCCGTGCTCCCAGTGGCTGCTCCTTACGCCGTCGCTCCCTTCGCCTCCAGCTACAACGCTCACACTGTCAACCATAACATCGCTACTCCAGTCGCCGCTGCTCCCTATGTAGCCGCTCCAGTTGCCGCTCCCTTGGCCGCTGCTCCCTACGTAGCCGCTCCAGTGGCTGCTGCTCCTTACGTAGCTGCTCCCTTATCAGCAGCTCCCTATGTAGCTTCTCCATACGTCAGTGCTCCTTACGTATTCACCGGAGGCAACCCTTACCTTctgaaataa